In one Myxocyprinus asiaticus isolate MX2 ecotype Aquarium Trade chromosome 29, UBuf_Myxa_2, whole genome shotgun sequence genomic region, the following are encoded:
- the LOC127419639 gene encoding OTU domain-containing protein 4-like codes for MELRTASADAQPGQTGDRTHECRMDEYLRSQGFYRKKIAKDGSCLFRAVAEQVLHCQSLHTQVRAACVKYLRQNRSTYELFIEGDFEKYLLNLQDPQSWVGQVEITALAELYKHDFVIFQEPDQPPVHITENGFPYKVRLCFLNGNHYDSVYRQSFEKSAAVCQSILYELLYDRVCGVERGVLASCVRGRGRDRLDSEQCKSSEESDLEEEDFWSNEAREKTTNGMNSKQPQRGRGRGHSRGGGRGFLSTKAQKSLSPALYRNVEYDVWLRSKRLQQKRDFCMAAGMQYSVGDKCKVQLSGSNRFYSAYVQEVSPDNGPVTVFIEELGKQHTVPLLNLRLPSEEPQSWQSVSEKGKRHAAHNENTFSEWDSRGGQKSSKSVPHSAPSGHVHRQHSLPLQTTADDQPSGRSMKFRKSDQFSSPVYIVPEEEQESVLLELLHKDENNFPSLGASTQTATAEVTKRGEGGEKRSSRKKQQKEYLSETDLKAAPQKLVQKQKSNVEKKHGRRVSEEPEQRSSPPTKEKSTPATPLTSAVAASSATKTAPAPSHAVSATAPSVAQYAPKAIKMTPVEPQTGLAQSSDTNQLTPVKIHTPSHAIPVATAVSVTTPAPASKPTRPSAVTAPVPTTALPKPVLPPGSSQPTQGPFQTTPVTSAALARVTPVIPPTTVEETTPAPSVSAPNAPVEAMPPIQTALPSISAPPFVPASVIPVSTTTTAPVQVTAPIVDAPDLFSATLPANVGSAQSCVQSTVDLPIALMQTPLAHPTSISPSSGPTHAPPLATPQSSLNASVSCTSESLAISASGVPPVPEHLSQPTQLPYPHLQWSRFLQDPLYPGFPQNEKGEMETLPPFSLSRKGEDLPQDINVLRFFFNLGVKAYSQQMWPPMAYLVPLYQAYQVHLRGPPSSNPPTYPSVTSLQPDNPSPLQNLCSTPDSLLDNQSHTPLTGEVGSGPVGPVEVEGYDHPPSIPVQRPPRPAMPWSMPHPNTYPGPYPVPPTVSPEQFSAPPYLTSGNHMYPSSSVGFPPPPAPHEALNHSPPGGMGVLQSVPSPLERGQENGKRSMTPQFWSLQKTPCFPGGQPHLGVGDFKPVDVTVTMTEPPPFGGPCSVLPFPMGPVQGDIAGVTPLPNGIFGRQGEVFQKSVLRRPIADEPGRLIPTYSPHDKLSFGEMEFANVDLNVAQSFCGQSYRSEGRRGQDDRGGYRGRGHRGRKDYAGRGRKDNQSSYSGGHYGRRGVGPRVGSQSTF; via the exons ATGGAGCTCCGGACGGCATCAGCGGACGCGCAGCCGGGGCAGACCGGCGACAGGACGCACGAGTGCCGCATGGACGAGTACCTGCGCTCGCAGGGTTTCTACCGCAAGAAGATCGCCAAGGACGGGTCGTGTCTGTTCAGGGCCGTGGCAGAACAG GTGCTGCATTGCCAGAGTTTACACACACAAGTCCGGGCAGCGTGTGTGAAGTATCTGAGACAGAACAGGTCTACTTATGAGCTG TTTATCGAAGGCGATTTTGAGAAATACCTGTTGAATTTGCAGGACCCTCAG AGCTGGGTTGGACAAGTGGAGATCACTGCTTTGGCTGAGCTCTATAA GCATGATTTCGTTATTTTCCAGGAGCCTGATCAACCCCCCGTCCACATCACAGAGAACGGCTTCCCTTATAAG gtgCGACTATGTTTCCTCAATGGAAACCATTACGATAGTGTTTACCGTCAATCGTTTGAAAAAAGTGCTGCTGTATGTCAAT CTATCCTATATGAGCTGCTGTATGATCGTGTGTGTGGTGTCGAGCGTGGCGTTTTAGCATCGTGTgtgagaggaagaggaagagacaGACTGGACTCAGAGCAATGCAAGAGCAGCGAAGAGTCCGACCTGGAGGAGGAAGATTTCTG GTCCAATGAAGCCAGGGAAAAGACCACCAATGGGATGAACAGCAAACAGCCACAAAGA GGTCGTGGGAGGGGCCATTCTCGAGGAGGGGGGCGTGGCTTTCTGTCCACTAAGGCACAAAAGTCCCTAAGCCCCGCCCTGTACAGGAACGTTGAGTACGATGTGTGGCTTCGTTCTAAACGGC TTCAGCAAAAGCGAGATTTCTGCATGGCTGCAGGGATGCAGTATTCGGTTGGAGACAAGTGCAAA GTGCAGTTGAGTGGCAGTAATCGCTTCTATAGCGCTTACGTTCAGGAAGTCAGTCCTGACAACGGGCCAGTCACCGTATTCATTGAGGAACTCGGCAAGCA acatACCGTGCCGTTGTTGAATTTGCGTCTTCCGTCTGAAGAACCTCAGTCTTGGCAGTCGGTGTCAGAAAAGGGCAAAAGACATGCTGCACACAACGAGAACACGTTCTCCG AATGGGACAGCAGAGGGGGACAGAAGTCCAGCAAATCAGTGCCGCACTCTGCACCCAGTGGTCATGTACACAGACAGCACTCCTTGCCTCTGCAAACCACCGCAGATGACCAGCCGAGTGGGCGGAGCATGAAGTTTAG gAAATCAGATCAGTTCAGTAGTCCAGTGTATATAGTTCCAGAGGAGGAACAAGAGAGCGTTCTTCTAGAACTTCTGCACAAAGACGAAAACAACTTCCCCTCACTCGGAGCAAGCACCCAGACG GCCACAGCTGAGGTCACAAAGAGAGGAGAGGGAGGAGAGAAGAGAAGCTCTCGGAAGAAACAACAGAAGGAGTATCTCTCGGAGACAG acctCAAAGCAGCACCCCAGAAGCTTGTCCAGAAACAAAAGAGCAATGTTGAAAAAAAACATGGG AGAAGGGTTTCTGAAGAACCAGAGCAAAGATCTTCTCCCCCAACTAAGGAGAAATCTACCCCTGCCACTCCTTTAACTTCTGCTGTTGCTGCTTCTTCTGCCACCAAAACTGCCCCAGCTCCATCTCACGCTGTTTCTGCTACTGCCCCTAGTGTAGCTCAGTATGCTCCTAAGGCTATTAAAATGACCCCAGTTGAACCTCAGACTGGTCTTGCTCAGAGCTCTGacaccaatcagcttacaccagtGAAAATTCATACCCCTTCACACGCCATCCCTGTTGCAACGGCAGTCTCGGTTACCACTCCTGCCCCTGCCTCCAAACCTACCCGACCCTCAGCAGTAACTGCTCCAGTACCTACTACAGCCCTGCCCAAACCTGTACTTCCCCCTGGTTCTTCCCAACCCACTCAGGGTCCATTTCAAACTACCCCCGTTACTTCTGCAGCCCTCGCCCGAGTTACCCCAGTTATACCCCCCACCACTGTGGAAGAAACTACTCCAGCCCCCTCTGTCTCAGCCCCAAATGCCCCTGTTGAAGCCATGCCTCCGATTCAAACTGCCCTGCCCTCTATCTCTGCCCCACCCTTCGTACCTGCCTCTGTAATACCTGTCTCTACCACTACCACTGCACCAGTTCAGGTAACTGCCCCTATAGTAGATGCCCCAGACCTGTTTTCTGCCACTCTTCCTGCCAACGTAGGCAGTGCTCAATCCTGTGTTCAATCAACTGTAGACCTTCCTATTGCTCTCATGCAAACACCTCTTGCCCATCCTACTTCCATCTCTCCATCTTCTGGCCCCACACATGCTCCACCTTTGGCCACACCTCAGTCCTCACTCAATGCATCAGTGTCATGCACAAGTGAATCTCTGGCCATATCTGCTTCAG GAGTACCACCTGTTCCCGAGCACCTGTCCCAGCCCACTCAACTCCCCTACCCTCATCTCCAGTGGTCTCGGTTCCTTCAGGACCCGCTATATCCAGGATTCCCCCAGAACGAGAAGGGGGAGATGGAAACACTGCCCCCCTTTTCCCTCTCCCGAAAAGGAGAAGACCTGCCACAAG ATATCAATGTTCTCAGGTTCTTCTTCAACCTCGGGGTCAAG GCGTACTCTCAGCAGATGTGGCCTCCCATGGCGTATCTGGTTCCTCTGTACCAAGCCTATCAAGTGCACCTTAGAGGGCCTCCTTCCTCTAATCCTCCCACTTACCCCAGCGTGACTTCATTGCAACCAGACAACCCATCTCCTTTGCAGAACTTGTGCTCCACCCCTGACAGCTTACTGGACAACCAAAGTCACACCCCCTTAACAGGGGAAGTTGGCAGTGGTCCTGTTGGTCCCGTAGAGGTAGAAGGGTATGATCATCCCCCATCCATTCCAGTGCAGCGGCCACCAAGACCAGCAATGCCCTGGTCTATGCCTCATCCAAATACCTATCCTGGCCCATACCCGGTGCCCCCAACTGTTTCTCCAGAGCAGTTTTCAGCCCCACCCTATCTGACCTCTGGGAATCATATGTATCCATCTTCATCTGTTGGTTTCCCTCCTCCACCCGCACCTCATGAAGCATTAAATCATAGCCCTCCTGGTGGGATGGGCGTCCTACAATCTGTTCCTTCACCACTGGAGAGGGGTCAAGAGAATGGCAAAAGGTCTATGACACCACAGTTTTGGTCCTTGCAGAAGACTCCTTGCTTTCCTGGAGGCCAACCCCATTTGGGTGTTGGAGATTTCAAGCCTGTGGATGTTACAGTGACGATGACAGAACCTCCACCCTTTGGTGGACCTTGTTCTGTTCTACCTTTTCCAATGGGCCCGGTGCAAGGAGACATAGCGGGAGTGACCCCTTTACCCAATGGAATCTTTGGAAGACAAGGGGAAGTCTTCCAAAAGAGTGTCCTCCGAAGACCCATTGCGGATGAGCCTGGTCGCCTCATCCCCACATATTCTCCCCATGATAAATTGTCATTTGGAGAAATGGAGTTTGCCAATGTCGACCTCAATGTTGCACAGTCGTTCTGCGGCCAGTCCTATAGGAGTGAAGGAAGGCGTGGCCAAGATGATAGAGGAGGATATAGAGGGAGGGGCCACCGTGGCCGGAAAGATTATGCTGGCCGGGGCAGAAAAGACAACCAATCATCTTACAGTGGAGGACATTATGGGAGGCGAGGGGTGGGGCCAAGGGTAGGGTCACAGTCAACATTTTAG
- the LOC127419643 gene encoding uncharacterized protein LOC127419643 codes for MQCNDASSMRMMKTLLKTVLVGCVIICVFSMRGVCFSLGASVSSCVNMKPGHISSLPQHTRTHSAVTIRSRSVYLPQHTLTVTVQSSRAFMGFLLQARSVLEDRVVEGEFTLHPPSTHTLSCLSTDDTVTHSDKMLKRNLSFSWRAPPRPSGDLRFYITLVQSYFVYWARIRSAVVYDGTRSSQNNNSDTGQSKQDETASILEQTVQHTPLFTHTTMSTHTSARSKYNIHTPPIFNAHTNTQSVNDIQTSVSPYIHSTTQTFPQVSLLQNIYSSPNTNLHLNRNTNPLKPTNTYQITANTHTDLNMLLEAQTHASVHTLKQQTQTYTPSHNHNTQPTLNTYTNTHKITANTHTDLNMLLEAQTDASIHTLIQQTHTYTPLPAQTQTNALHTYNPNTHKHTVQSSYTASDSTTILSTQTHIFTPDKPSLHHKPSPAPRRSLSDLLPSREPTEGAVSLTKSERDSSDLSGDVRLKPPKRPKDPSGSPKKGGERPEHVPRQNASELGLLLGLSGVLGMAIAVGLRYLQRKHCRKRTAMSFNDHSHDNRGIIHVQECGDLVQVRKIRQNSFLVLQAEYDLITPTGN; via the exons ATGCAATGCAATGATGCTTCTTCAAT GCGCATGATGAAGACTTTGCTGAAGACAGTGCTGGTTGGATGTGTGATTATCTGTGTGTTTTCCATGCGTGGTGTGTGTTTCTCTCTTGGAGCGAGTGTTTCATCGTGTGTGAACATGAAACCCGGACACATCAGCTCACTTccacaacacacacgcacacactccgCTGTCACGATCCGCAGTCGATCAGTGTACCtgccacaacacacactcacag TGACGGTTCAGAGTTCACGAGCATTCATGGGGTTTCTGCTGCAGGCGCGCTCCGTGCTGGAGGACCGTGTCGTCGAGGGGGAGTTCACACTTCACCCGCCCAGCACCCACACTCTGTCCTGCCTCAGCACAGATGACACTGTCACACACTCGGACAAAATGCTCAAGAGGAACTTGTCCTTCAGCTGGAGAGCCCCGCCGCGACCCAGCGGAGACCTGCGATTTTA CATCACACTGGTTCAGTCTTATTTTGTGTACTGGGCTCGAATCAGATCAGCAGTGGTGTATGATGGGACACGGAGTTCTCAGAACAATAACAGTGACACAGGTCAATCGAAACAGGATGAAACCG CTTCTATACTGGAACAAACAGTCCAACACACAcccctgttcacacacacaacCATGTCTACACACACTAGTGCACGCTCAAAATATAACATACACACCCCTCCAATAtttaatgcacacacaaacacacaatcagtGAATGACATTCAAACATCAGTTTCGCCATATATACACTCCACCACCCAAACTTTCCCACAAGTATCTTTACTCCAAAACATCTACAGCTCTCCAAACACTAACTTACACTTAAACCGTAACACAAACCCACTGAAACCCACTAACACATACCAAATCACTGCTAATACACACACAGACCTCAACATGTTGTTAGAAGCTCAAACCCATGCATCTGTACACActttaaaacaacaaacacaaaccTACACACCATCACACAATCACAACACACAACCTACCCTGAATACatacaccaacacacacaaaatcactgctaacacacacacagacctcaACATGTTGTTAGAAGCTCAAACCGATGCATCTATACACACTTTAATACAAcaaacacacacctacacacctTTACCTGCACAAACACAAACTAATGCATTACACACTTACAaccccaacacacacaaacacactgttcaAAGCTCTTACACCGCTTCGGATTCAACTACAATCCTgtcgacacaaacacacattttcacaCCCGATAAACCATCCCTGCATCACAAACCCTCCCCGGCTCCTCGTCGGTCTCTCTCAGATCTCCTTCCGTCCCGGGAGCCCACGGAGGGTGCTGTCTCATTGACCAAGAGCGAGAGAGACTCCTCCGATCTGTCTGGAGACGTCCGTCTCAAACCCCCTAAACGTCCCAAAGATCCTTCTGGATCTCCGAAGAAGGGAGGGGAGAGGCCGGAGCATGTGCCCAGGCAAAATGCTTCCGAGCTGGGCTTGCTGCTGGGCCTCTCCGGCGTGCTGGGCATGGCGATAGCCGTAGGTCTCAGGTACCTGCAGAGGAAGCACTGTCGCAAGCGCACAGCTATGTCATTTAATGACCATAGCCATGACAACAGAGGCATCATTCATGTGCAAGAGTGTGGAGACCTGGTGCAGGTGCGCAAAATACGGCAAAATAGTTTCCTGGTGCTGCAAGCTGAATATGACCTTATAACACCAACAGGAAACTGA